A portion of the Rhodospirillales bacterium genome contains these proteins:
- a CDS encoding SPFH/Band 7/PHB domain protein, protein MIYVIGVFAVLAIILVFKAVKIVPQGNCFTVERFGRFIRTLTPGLTVIVPFIDRIGARINVMENVLEVPEQDVITQDNAMVAVDGVVFFQVMEPASAAYEVNDLHRAITNLAMTNIRTVMGSMALDELLSQRDRINQTILGVVDEATSTWGVKVTRVEIKNIEPPRDLVDAMARQMKAERDRRATILDAEGVKQSDILVAEGQKRSLILEAEGRREAAFREAEARERAAQAEAKATRDVSGAIARGDLQAINYFVAQKYVDALKALADAPNQKILFLPLEAADTIGAIGSVTEIVREAFGGGSGASPSQPPASTATRSAPHTRPQPVQPPPAPEPATRSYESRPSRSPWDP, encoded by the coding sequence ATGATCTATGTCATCGGTGTCTTTGCCGTCCTCGCCATCATTCTGGTCTTCAAGGCGGTCAAGATCGTGCCCCAGGGCAACTGCTTCACCGTCGAGCGCTTCGGACGTTTCATCCGCACGCTGACGCCCGGCCTCACAGTGATCGTGCCGTTCATCGATCGCATTGGCGCACGCATCAACGTGATGGAAAACGTGCTGGAGGTACCGGAACAGGACGTCATCACCCAGGACAACGCCATGGTCGCGGTCGACGGCGTGGTGTTCTTTCAGGTCATGGAACCGGCCAGTGCGGCCTACGAGGTCAACGATCTTCATCGGGCGATCACAAACCTCGCCATGACCAACATCCGTACCGTCATGGGTTCAATGGCGCTCGACGAACTGCTGAGCCAGCGCGACCGGATTAACCAGACGATCCTGGGCGTGGTCGACGAGGCGACCTCGACCTGGGGCGTGAAGGTCACCCGCGTCGAGATCAAGAACATCGAGCCGCCTCGCGACCTGGTCGATGCCATGGCGCGTCAGATGAAGGCCGAGCGTGACCGTCGCGCGACCATCCTGGATGCCGAGGGCGTGAAGCAGTCGGACATCCTGGTCGCCGAAGGTCAGAAGCGATCGCTGATCCTGGAGGCCGAGGGACGCCGCGAAGCCGCCTTCCGCGAGGCCGAGGCGCGGGAGCGTGCTGCCCAGGCCGAGGCCAAGGCCACCCGCGACGTCTCCGGGGCCATCGCTCGCGGCGATCTGCAGGCGATCAACTACTTCGTGGCACAGAAGTATGTCGATGCGCTCAAGGCGCTCGCCGATGCGCCCAACCAGAAGATCCTTTTCCTGCCGCTTGAGGCCGCGGACACGATCGGCGCCATCGGCAGCGTGACCGAGATCGTCCGCGAGGCCTTCGGCGGCGGGTCCGGCGCGTCACCGAGTCAACCGCCGGCAAGCACCGCCACGCGCAGCGCCCCGCACACACGTCCGCAGCCGGTCCAGCCACCACCCGCGCCCGAACCAGCCACCCGCTCGTACGAGTCACGACCCTCGCGCAGCCCCTGGGACCCGTGA
- a CDS encoding SPFH/Band 7/PHB domain protein → MAMIVVYMSVVTVRQGYEHTLVRFGRYTRTLRPGLNVIVPFIDRIGRRMNMMETVINVPEQEVITRDNAMVTVDGVMFFQVLEAAKAAYEVTDLEGAIINLSMTNIRTVMGSMDLDELLSHRDRINAQLLKVVDEATSVWGVKVTRIEILKIQPPNDLVMSMARQMKAEREKRANILEAEGVRQADILKSEGEKQSAILKAEGEREAAFRDAEARERLAEAEAFATNEVSQAIAEGNIQAINYFVAQRYVDALMAYTRSHGEKVLFLPLEASTVVGTVGGIGDLANAARNNRGGEG, encoded by the coding sequence ATGGCCATGATTGTCGTTTACATGTCCGTGGTGACCGTGCGCCAAGGCTACGAGCACACCCTCGTGCGCTTCGGTCGTTACACACGCACGCTGCGGCCCGGCCTCAATGTCATCGTGCCGTTCATCGACCGCATCGGGCGGCGCATGAATATGATGGAGACGGTCATCAACGTGCCCGAACAGGAGGTCATCACCCGCGACAATGCGATGGTTACGGTCGATGGCGTGATGTTCTTCCAGGTTCTGGAAGCGGCCAAGGCGGCCTACGAGGTCACCGACCTCGAAGGGGCGATCATCAACCTCTCGATGACCAACATCCGGACGGTCATGGGCTCGATGGATCTCGACGAGCTGCTGAGCCACCGCGATCGGATCAACGCCCAGCTTCTGAAAGTGGTCGACGAGGCAACCTCGGTCTGGGGCGTGAAGGTCACCCGTATCGAAATTCTCAAGATTCAGCCGCCCAACGATCTCGTCATGTCGATGGCGCGTCAGATGAAAGCCGAGCGCGAGAAGCGCGCGAACATCCTGGAAGCCGAAGGCGTGCGGCAGGCCGACATTCTGAAATCTGAAGGCGAGAAGCAGTCTGCCATCCTGAAGGCCGAGGGCGAGCGCGAAGCGGCTTTCCGCGACGCCGAGGCCCGCGAGCGTCTGGCCGAGGCCGAAGCCTTCGCCACCAACGAGGTGAGCCAGGCCATCGCTGAAGGCAACATCCAGGCGATCAACTACTTCGTCGCCCAGCGCTATGTCGATGCGCTGATGGCCTACACACGCTCGCACGGCGAGAAGGTGCTTTTCCTGCCGCTCGAAGCCTCGACCGTCGTCGGCACGGTGGGCGGTATCGGCGACCTTGCCAATGCCGCACGCAACAACCGCGGTGGGGAGGGCTGA